Proteins co-encoded in one Acidovorax sp. 69 genomic window:
- a CDS encoding hemerythrin domain-containing protein, with translation MPSISLRTIREEHASLAAVLHSLRLMLDQGPGDEPAAFFDVMRAMLFYIDEFPERQHHPKESQWLFPKVAARSPEAAEAIAQLERDHEGGEAAVRELQHLLLGWELMGDARREAFAQALERYIRFYLEHMRVEETVVIPAAQQHLEEGDWAAMDAAFASNTNPLAQGKPRDAAYDRLFTRIVMRAPSPIGLG, from the coding sequence ATGCCGTCGATCAGTCTGCGAACCATTCGCGAGGAGCATGCGTCGCTGGCAGCGGTGTTGCACTCGCTGCGCCTGATGCTTGATCAGGGCCCGGGCGATGAACCTGCCGCGTTTTTCGACGTGATGCGGGCGATGTTGTTCTACATCGATGAGTTCCCGGAACGGCAGCACCATCCCAAGGAGTCTCAGTGGCTCTTTCCCAAGGTGGCGGCGCGCTCACCCGAGGCGGCCGAGGCCATTGCGCAACTGGAGCGTGACCACGAAGGCGGCGAAGCCGCCGTGCGCGAGTTGCAGCACCTGCTGTTGGGCTGGGAGCTGATGGGGGATGCACGCCGTGAGGCGTTTGCGCAGGCGCTGGAGCGCTATATCCGCTTTTACCTGGAGCACATGCGCGTGGAAGAAACCGTGGTGATTCCGGCTGCCCAGCAGCACCTGGAGGAGGGCGACTGGGCGGCCATGGACGCAGCTTTTGCCAGCAATACCAATCCGCTGGCCCAAGGCAAGCCACGCGATGCCGCCTATGACCGCTTGTTTACCCGCATCGTGATGCGGGCACCCAGCCCCATCGGTTTGGGGTAA
- a CDS encoding cation-translocating P-type ATPase — MNTTTTPTPITAPETAHSLDLGISGMTCASCVGRVERALRKVPGVQEASVNLATESARIAFATSVGADAAAMEALLRRAVRNAGYEPRAAGQEDAPEDLSPWAGFWPVGIGLLLSAPLVLPMVGDLFGQHWMLPAWVQFVLATPVQFILGARFYKAGWHAAKALSGNMDLLVSMGTSAGWGLSMWLWLTAPTDHPGHVPHLYFEASAVVVTLVLLGKWLEARAKRQTTAAIRALHALRPDVVHLLGKDGEVDVPVAEVLVGDQLVVRPGERIPVDGTVHEGHTQVDESMLTGEPLPVARDVGAALTGGSINGDGRIVMAVTAVGAETVLAQIIRLVEDAQAAKAPIQRLVDQVSAIFVPVVLVVAVVTLLGWLWAGVGIEAALIHAVAVMVIACPCALGLATPAAIMAGTGVAAKNGILIKDVQALELAHKVDVVAFDKTGTLTVGQPRLTAFDVVPGLDEAAVMAAVAAVQSGSEHPLARAVVAAAGERQISVVTAQDVRAVPGRGTEGEVDGQSYLVGSLRWMQELGVDLGALAARAQQLQNEGATVSAVAQRVTEGLLSGARPPEAANAPLGGSEDTLVPSVGAHHVLRALMAFGDEPKPGAREALAALKARGIRTVMISGDNRGAAEAMARRLGLDPDAGEVMAEVLPGDKAAKVVALQQGADGKRHHVAMVGDGVNDAPALAAADVGMAMGNGTDVAMHAAGITLMRGDPMLVAAALDISRRTVMKIRQNLFWAFAYNVAGIPLAALGYLSPVVAGGAMALSSVSVMANALLLKRWRM, encoded by the coding sequence ATGAACACCACCACCACCCCAACCCCCATCACTGCGCCAGAGACAGCCCACTCGCTGGACCTGGGTATTTCCGGCATGACCTGCGCAAGCTGTGTGGGCCGTGTGGAGCGTGCGCTGCGCAAGGTGCCAGGTGTGCAGGAGGCCTCGGTCAACCTAGCGACTGAGTCTGCGCGCATTGCCTTTGCCACCAGCGTGGGCGCGGATGCCGCCGCCATGGAGGCGCTGCTGCGCCGTGCGGTGCGCAACGCGGGCTACGAGCCGCGAGCGGCGGGGCAGGAGGATGCGCCGGAGGATCTGTCGCCCTGGGCGGGCTTTTGGCCCGTGGGCATTGGCCTGCTGCTGTCGGCGCCGCTGGTGTTGCCCATGGTGGGTGACCTGTTCGGCCAGCACTGGATGCTGCCCGCCTGGGTGCAGTTTGTGCTGGCCACGCCGGTGCAGTTCATTCTGGGCGCGCGGTTTTACAAGGCAGGATGGCATGCGGCCAAGGCGCTGTCGGGCAACATGGATTTGCTGGTGTCCATGGGCACCAGCGCGGGCTGGGGCTTGTCGATGTGGCTGTGGCTCACGGCCCCCACCGACCATCCGGGCCATGTGCCGCATCTGTACTTCGAGGCGTCGGCCGTGGTCGTCACGCTGGTGTTGTTGGGCAAGTGGCTGGAGGCGCGCGCCAAGCGGCAAACCACGGCGGCCATTCGTGCGCTGCACGCGCTGCGGCCGGATGTGGTGCACCTGCTGGGCAAAGACGGCGAGGTGGATGTGCCCGTGGCTGAGGTGCTGGTGGGCGACCAACTGGTGGTACGGCCCGGCGAGCGCATTCCCGTGGATGGCACGGTGCACGAGGGCCACACGCAAGTGGATGAATCCATGCTGACCGGTGAGCCGCTGCCGGTGGCCCGTGATGTGGGCGCGGCCCTGACGGGTGGCTCGATCAATGGCGACGGCCGCATCGTGATGGCGGTGACGGCCGTGGGGGCCGAGACGGTGCTGGCCCAGATCATCCGGCTGGTGGAGGACGCCCAGGCGGCCAAGGCGCCCATCCAGCGGCTGGTGGATCAGGTATCGGCCATTTTTGTGCCGGTGGTGCTGGTGGTGGCGGTGGTGACGCTGTTGGGCTGGTTGTGGGCGGGCGTGGGCATAGAGGCTGCGCTGATCCACGCCGTGGCCGTGATGGTGATTGCCTGCCCCTGTGCGCTGGGGCTGGCGACACCCGCTGCCATCATGGCGGGCACCGGGGTGGCTGCGAAAAACGGCATTTTGATCAAGGATGTGCAGGCGCTGGAGCTGGCCCACAAGGTGGATGTGGTGGCCTTTGACAAGACTGGCACGCTGACCGTGGGACAGCCCCGCCTGACTGCGTTTGATGTGGTGCCCGGCCTGGACGAGGCGGCCGTGATGGCTGCGGTGGCTGCGGTGCAAAGCGGCAGCGAACATCCGCTGGCGCGTGCCGTGGTGGCGGCTGCGGGTGAGCGGCAGATCAGCGTGGTCACTGCACAGGATGTGCGCGCCGTACCCGGGCGCGGCACCGAGGGCGAGGTGGATGGCCAGAGCTATCTGGTGGGCAGCCTGCGCTGGATGCAGGAGCTGGGGGTGGACCTGGGGGCGCTGGCGGCGCGGGCACAACAGTTGCAGAACGAGGGAGCCACCGTGTCGGCGGTGGCCCAGCGCGTGACCGAAGGGTTGTTGAGCGGCGCACGGCCGCCCGAAGCCGCGAACGCCCCCTTGGGGGGCAGCGAGGACACGCTAGTGCCGAGCGTGGGGGCTCACCATGTCTTGCGGGCCTTGATGGCCTTTGGGGACGAACCCAAGCCCGGCGCACGCGAGGCGCTGGCGGCGCTGAAGGCGCGTGGCATTCGCACCGTGATGATCTCGGGCGACAACCGGGGCGCGGCCGAGGCCATGGCCCGGCGCCTGGGATTGGACCCGGACGCGGGCGAGGTGATGGCCGAGGTGTTGCCAGGCGACAAGGCCGCCAAGGTGGTGGCGTTGCAACAGGGTGCGGATGGAAAGCGCCATCATGTGGCGATGGTGGGCGACGGCGTTAACGATGCCCCGGCGCTGGCCGCCGCTGATGTGGGCATGGCCATGGGCAATGGCACGGATGTGGCCATGCACGCTGCCGGCATCACGCTGATGCGCGGCGACCCGATGCTGGTGGCGGCAGCGCTGGATATTTCGCGGCGCACGGTGATGAAGATCCGCCAGAACCTGTTCTGGGCCTTTGCGTACAACGTGGCGGGTATCCCGCTGGCGGCGCTGGGCTACCTGAGCCCGGTGGTGGCAGGCGGGGCCATGGCGCTCAGCTCGGTCAGCGTGATGGCGAATGCCCTGCTACTCAAGCGGTGGCGCATGTGA
- a CDS encoding heavy-metal-associated domain-containing protein: protein MTTTTTFQVQGMTCGHCERAVTQAVQQIDPNAQVRIDRASGKVDVDSTAPREDLAAAIAEEGYTVAA from the coding sequence ATGACAACCACCACCACATTCCAAGTTCAAGGCATGACTTGCGGCCACTGCGAACGCGCCGTCACCCAGGCCGTGCAACAGATCGACCCCAACGCCCAGGTGCGCATCGACCGCGCCAGTGGCAAGGTGGACGTGGACAGCACCGCACCGCGCGAGGACTTGGCCGCCGCCATCGCCGAAGAAGGCTACACCGTCGCGGCTTGA
- a CDS encoding alkene reductase, whose translation MTSLFEPTRAGDLQLTNRIAMAPLTRNRSPEAIPTDLVATYYAQRASAGLIISEATAISPQGQGYADVPGLYGTEQLDGWKKVTHAVHAAGGKIVVQLWHVGRVSHTDLQPGNAHPVAPSAIRAHTKTVLIKDGVPTFTETSQPRALDAEEIPGIVQDYRHAARNAIAAGFDGVEIHAANGYLIDQFLKTGANQRTDDYGGSITNRARLLLEVTRAIVEEIGGGRTGIRLSPVTPANDIVDAAPQPLFDYVARELGALGLAYVHIIEGATGGPREVEGRPFDYAALKAAYRAAGGQGAWMVNNAYTRELADAALANGADIVAFGRPFIANPDLVARLKANATLNEVNRATLYGGGAEGYTDYPALTAG comes from the coding sequence ATGACCTCATTGTTTGAACCCACCCGCGCGGGCGACCTCCAGCTGACCAACCGCATTGCCATGGCGCCGCTCACGCGCAACCGCTCGCCCGAGGCCATCCCCACCGATCTCGTCGCCACCTACTACGCGCAGCGCGCCAGCGCCGGGCTCATCATCTCCGAGGCCACCGCCATCAGCCCCCAGGGCCAGGGTTATGCCGATGTGCCCGGCCTGTACGGCACCGAGCAACTCGACGGCTGGAAAAAAGTGACCCACGCCGTGCACGCGGCGGGTGGCAAGATCGTGGTGCAGCTGTGGCATGTGGGCCGTGTGTCGCACACCGACTTGCAGCCGGGCAATGCCCACCCCGTGGCTCCCTCGGCCATCCGCGCCCACACCAAGACCGTGCTGATCAAAGACGGCGTGCCCACGTTCACCGAGACCTCACAGCCCCGCGCACTCGATGCCGAAGAAATCCCCGGCATCGTGCAGGACTACCGCCACGCGGCCCGCAACGCCATTGCAGCGGGCTTTGACGGCGTCGAGATCCACGCCGCCAATGGCTATCTGATCGACCAATTCCTCAAGACCGGCGCCAACCAGCGCACCGACGATTACGGCGGCAGCATCACCAACCGCGCCCGCCTGCTGCTGGAGGTGACCCGCGCCATCGTGGAAGAAATAGGTGGTGGCCGCACCGGCATCCGCCTGTCACCCGTCACGCCCGCCAACGACATCGTGGACGCAGCGCCCCAACCGCTGTTTGACTACGTGGCCCGCGAACTCGGCGCATTGGGCCTGGCCTACGTGCACATCATCGAAGGCGCTACCGGCGGCCCGCGCGAAGTGGAGGGACGCCCGTTTGACTACGCTGCGCTCAAGGCTGCGTACCGCGCAGCAGGCGGACAAGGTGCCTGGATGGTCAACAACGCCTACACGCGCGAACTGGCCGACGCCGCCCTGGCGAACGGCGCCGACATCGTGGCCTTTGGCCGCCCGTTCATCGCCAACCCCGACCTGGTGGCGCGCCTGAAAGCCAACGCAACGCTCAACGAAGTGAACCGGGCAACGCTGTACGGCGGTGGTGCCGAGGGCTACACGGACTACCCCGCCCTGACAGCGGGCTAA
- a CDS encoding DUF86 domain-containing protein, with amino-acid sequence MSKADALRVPDYLAHIVEAIDRIHRYVGGMAEATFLADEKTQDAVVRNFEILGEAAHNIEKLHPAFAARHAQVPWALMYTMRNRVAHGYFKVDYALVWNTIHADLPELRALVGALLTDGAAT; translated from the coding sequence GTGAGCAAGGCAGACGCACTGCGGGTGCCCGACTACCTGGCCCACATCGTGGAGGCCATCGACCGCATTCACCGGTATGTAGGCGGCATGGCCGAGGCCACCTTCCTGGCCGACGAAAAAACGCAAGACGCCGTGGTGCGCAACTTCGAGATCCTGGGCGAAGCCGCCCACAACATCGAGAAGCTGCACCCCGCCTTTGCAGCACGCCACGCCCAGGTGCCATGGGCGCTGATGTACACCATGCGCAACCGCGTGGCGCATGGGTACTTCAAGGTGGACTACGCGCTGGTGTGGAACACGATTCACGCGGATTTGCCGGAGTTGCGTGCGCTGGTGGGTGCACTGCTGACGGACGGTGCCGCAACATGA
- a CDS encoding class I SAM-dependent DNA methyltransferase, producing the protein MLTGDLRNKVDQVWNAFWSGGIANPIEVIEQITYLLFLRALDSDQTREDNKALRLKTQPVHLIPTGQDAQGRPHDDMRWSRFKNMAPADMFDVLSNQVFPFLRGLQMSGGPAAETAFARHMRDARFTIPTPGLLAKVVDLLDTIPLDDRDTKGDLYEYMLGKIASAGQNGQFRTPRHLIDLMVALTAPTPQDTICDPASGTCGFLVAAGEYLRRTYPDMLRVPAQNAHFHNGMFHGYDFDNTMLRIGSMNMVLHGVEHPAIEYRDSLSEGAAGDAGAYSLILANPPFAGSLDHESTAKDLQSIVKTKKTELLFLALFLRLLKTGGRAAVIVPDGVLFGSSKAHKELRRKLVEEQKLDAVISLPGGVFKPYAGVSTAILLFTKTMSGGTDNVWFYDMQQDGWSLDDKRQPLLDASLLGLQRFVDGRNQLSESEHSKNNLPDVLERWGQRSGTERDRPRTAQSFCVPKADIEANGYDLSINRYKEVVHEQVQHRAPGEILAELRELEDEIARGMGVLEGMLK; encoded by the coding sequence ATGCTCACCGGTGACCTGCGCAACAAAGTCGATCAAGTCTGGAACGCCTTCTGGTCCGGCGGCATCGCCAACCCCATTGAAGTCATCGAGCAGATCACCTACCTGCTCTTTCTGCGCGCGCTCGACAGCGACCAGACCCGCGAAGACAACAAGGCCCTGCGCCTAAAGACCCAGCCGGTGCACCTCATCCCCACCGGCCAGGACGCGCAAGGCCGCCCGCACGACGACATGCGCTGGTCCCGCTTCAAGAACATGGCGCCCGCCGACATGTTCGACGTGCTCAGCAACCAGGTCTTCCCCTTCCTGCGCGGCCTGCAAATGTCGGGCGGCCCTGCGGCAGAGACCGCCTTCGCCCGCCACATGCGCGATGCGCGTTTCACCATCCCCACGCCTGGCCTGCTCGCCAAGGTGGTCGATTTGCTCGACACCATCCCCCTGGACGACCGCGACACCAAGGGCGACCTGTACGAATACATGCTCGGCAAGATCGCATCCGCCGGGCAAAACGGGCAATTCAGAACGCCCCGCCACCTCATCGATTTGATGGTGGCCCTGACGGCCCCCACACCGCAAGACACCATTTGCGACCCCGCCAGCGGCACCTGCGGCTTCTTGGTGGCCGCAGGCGAATACCTGCGCCGCACCTACCCCGACATGCTGCGCGTGCCCGCGCAAAACGCGCACTTCCACAACGGCATGTTCCACGGGTACGACTTTGACAACACCATGCTGCGCATCGGCAGCATGAACATGGTGCTGCACGGCGTAGAGCACCCCGCCATCGAATACCGCGACTCGCTCTCCGAAGGCGCCGCAGGCGACGCTGGTGCCTACAGCCTCATCCTGGCCAACCCACCGTTTGCTGGCAGCCTCGACCACGAGAGCACGGCCAAAGATTTGCAAAGCATCGTCAAAACCAAAAAGACCGAGCTACTCTTCCTCGCCCTGTTCCTGCGCCTGCTCAAAACCGGCGGCCGGGCGGCGGTGATCGTGCCCGACGGCGTGCTCTTTGGCAGCAGCAAGGCGCACAAAGAACTGCGCCGCAAGCTGGTGGAAGAGCAAAAGCTCGACGCCGTCATCAGCCTGCCCGGCGGTGTGTTCAAGCCCTACGCGGGCGTCAGCACCGCCATCCTGCTCTTCACCAAAACCATGAGCGGCGGCACAGACAACGTCTGGTTCTACGACATGCAGCAGGATGGCTGGAGCCTGGACGACAAACGCCAGCCCCTGCTGGATGCAAGCCTTTTAGGTCTGCAGCGCTTTGTGGACGGGCGCAACCAGCTATCAGAATCAGAGCATTCCAAGAACAACCTACCCGATGTGCTGGAGCGCTGGGGCCAGCGAAGCGGCACCGAACGCGACCGCCCCCGCACCGCCCAGAGCTTCTGCGTGCCTAAGGCCGACATCGAGGCCAATGGGTATGACCTGAGCATCAACCGGTACAAGGAGGTGGTGCATGAGCAGGTGCAGCACCGGGCGCCGGGGGAGATCTTGGCGGAGTTGCGAGAGTTGGAAGATGAGATTGCGCGGGGGATGGGGGTGTTGGAGGGGATGTTGAAGTGA
- the cueR gene encoding Cu(I)-responsive transcriptional regulator: MNANRHCPHHDHANAPARTHPAPTPGKPAVPRAVSWPVPIGIAAQRAGISARMVRHYESLGLVKGVGRTDSGYRQYTEADVHALQFIRRSRDLGFSMEEIADLLGLWHDRSRASSQVKRIAQQHIDDLSERIASMQAMQRTLQTLVSCCQGNDRPDCPILDDLAAGHGEPGSSSPKRKTLPNK, encoded by the coding sequence ATGAACGCGAACAGACACTGCCCCCACCATGACCACGCCAACGCCCCAGCACGTACGCACCCCGCCCCCACACCTGGCAAACCAGCAGTGCCCCGCGCCGTCTCCTGGCCCGTGCCCATCGGCATCGCCGCCCAGCGCGCGGGCATCTCGGCGCGCATGGTGCGGCACTACGAATCGCTGGGCCTTGTCAAAGGCGTGGGCCGCACCGACAGCGGTTACCGCCAGTACACCGAGGCCGATGTGCACGCCCTGCAATTCATCCGCCGCAGCCGCGACCTCGGTTTTTCGATGGAAGAAATCGCCGACCTGCTGGGCCTGTGGCACGACCGCAGCCGCGCCAGCAGCCAGGTCAAACGCATCGCGCAGCAGCACATCGACGACCTGAGCGAACGCATCGCTTCCATGCAGGCCATGCAGCGCACGCTGCAAACCCTGGTGTCCTGCTGCCAGGGCAATGACCGGCCGGACTGCCCCATCCTGGACGACCTGGCGGCGGGACATGGTGAACCGGGCAGCAGCAGCCCAAAAAGGAAAACGCTACCAAATAAATAG
- a CDS encoding methyl-accepting chemotaxis protein — MNLFSLMRQFTIRFRMLGAIAVVLGLLGLLGGAGMLGMFRIHDMSQNFMDNSFAKVSNMAELRGEMGAIRQYEKDMIIGYEKPEAVKAAYGKWLASHEKAKKIAGKFLEGAEDGDNVVVRKIITKLDSYKDLFAHVARQLEASGYDTATIANRMSGKAVAEFDQADKLMGELDVVLRNEVTQSVADQGEVSSQTKWLFVLAVLITVVVVVPTTLMNMNSICRPLEDARKMAQAIAGGDLSQHISAEGKDEVADLQRALRDMQQGLGALVAQVRDASGNIATASQEIATGNQDLSQRTEQTASNAQEAVSSLTQLTSTVQQTASSSQMANQLAASASSTATRGGSVVEQAVASMHEISTSSRKIGDIIGLIDSIAFQTNILALNAAVEAARAGEQGRGFAVVASEVRSLAQRSAAAASDIKGLIQSSVTAVDGGVRHVEDAGTAMKDIVSSVQRVGDIIGEITAAASEQSAGIGQVNQSVGEIDRMTQQNAALVEESAAAADSLREQAARLSQVVQQFRLADAMGHGHDQSHGSGVAAPRHAPQVLASGPAQARLAR, encoded by the coding sequence ATGAATCTTTTCTCGCTCATGCGGCAGTTCACCATACGTTTTCGAATGCTGGGCGCCATTGCGGTGGTTCTGGGCCTGTTGGGCCTGCTGGGCGGTGCAGGCATGCTGGGCATGTTCCGCATTCACGACATGAGCCAGAACTTCATGGACAACTCGTTCGCCAAGGTGAGCAACATGGCCGAGTTGCGGGGCGAGATGGGGGCCATCCGCCAGTATGAGAAGGACATGATCATCGGCTACGAAAAGCCCGAGGCCGTGAAAGCGGCCTACGGCAAGTGGCTGGCCAGCCACGAGAAAGCCAAGAAGATTGCGGGCAAATTTCTGGAAGGCGCCGAGGACGGAGACAACGTGGTGGTGCGCAAAATCATCACCAAGCTCGATAGCTACAAGGACCTTTTCGCCCATGTGGCACGCCAGCTGGAGGCCAGCGGCTATGACACCGCCACCATTGCCAACCGCATGAGCGGCAAGGCCGTGGCCGAGTTCGACCAGGCCGACAAATTGATGGGCGAACTCGATGTGGTGCTGCGCAATGAGGTCACGCAGTCTGTCGCCGACCAAGGCGAAGTGTCGAGCCAGACCAAGTGGCTGTTTGTGCTGGCCGTGCTGATCACGGTGGTGGTGGTGGTGCCCACCACGCTGATGAACATGAACTCTATTTGCCGTCCGCTGGAAGATGCCCGCAAGATGGCGCAGGCCATTGCGGGGGGCGACCTGTCGCAGCATATTTCGGCCGAGGGCAAAGATGAAGTGGCCGACCTGCAGCGCGCATTGCGCGACATGCAGCAGGGCCTGGGTGCGCTGGTGGCGCAGGTGCGTGATGCCAGCGGCAACATTGCCACGGCCAGCCAGGAGATCGCCACTGGCAACCAGGATTTGTCGCAGCGCACCGAGCAGACTGCCAGCAATGCCCAGGAGGCCGTGTCCTCGCTGACCCAGCTCACCTCCACCGTGCAGCAGACCGCGTCGTCGTCGCAGATGGCGAACCAGCTCGCTGCGTCGGCCTCCAGCACCGCCACCCGCGGGGGGTCGGTGGTGGAGCAGGCTGTGGCCAGCATGCACGAGATCTCGACCTCCAGCCGCAAGATCGGCGACATCATCGGCCTGATCGATTCCATTGCCTTCCAGACCAACATCCTGGCACTCAACGCGGCGGTGGAAGCCGCCCGCGCTGGCGAGCAAGGCCGTGGTTTTGCCGTGGTGGCCAGTGAAGTGCGCAGCCTGGCGCAACGCTCGGCCGCAGCGGCCAGCGACATCAAGGGGCTGATCCAGAGCAGTGTGACGGCGGTGGACGGCGGCGTGCGCCATGTGGAAGACGCGGGCACGGCCATGAAGGACATCGTGAGCAGCGTGCAACGCGTGGGTGACATCATTGGCGAGATCACGGCTGCGGCGTCCGAGCAGTCGGCCGGCATTGGCCAGGTGAACCAGTCGGTGGGCGAGATCGACCGCATGACGCAGCAGAACGCGGCGCTGGTGGAAGAGTCCGCCGCCGCGGCCGATTCGCTGCGCGAGCAGGCGGCGCGCCTGTCGCAGGTGGTGCAGCAGTTTCGCCTGGCGGATGCCATGGGGCATGGCCACGACCAAAGCCATGGCAGCGGCGTGGCTGCGCCTCGCCATGCGCCGCAGGTGCTGGCCTCGGGCCCTGCACAGGCCCGGCTGGCCCGCTGA
- a CDS encoding YbfB/YjiJ family MFS transporter, with the protein MSVPSQPAPSSVPSPFRSVWLAVALSMGAALSLGITRFAYALLLPPMREDLGWSYTLAGAMNTVNALGYLLGALATPLLLRRMAPGAVLMTGAVMATVFMALSGFFAQAAPLLVQRLLAGGASALVFVAGGLLAARLGAQVPGRSGLLLGLYYGGTGWGISLSALLVPAVLAAAPEPHSWTWAWWALALACVCATAALVWPARVLSGLALAPVAAGAGATPAATSPERVRWRALAPALLGYGLFGVGYIGYMTFVVALLREQGRGAGEVTLFYALLGLAVVASSRVWAGLLDRSRGGEALARLNALLGVATLLPALTGAWPVVLASGLLFGGVFLSVVASTTALVRHNLPQVLWASGISAFTIVFAAGQIVGPTVVGWIADGPGGLARGLVFSACALWLGALVAWRQRPL; encoded by the coding sequence ATGTCTGTGCCAAGCCAACCCGCCCCTTCCTCCGTTCCCTCTCCCTTCCGCAGTGTATGGCTGGCGGTGGCTTTGTCGATGGGCGCCGCCCTGTCGCTGGGCATCACCCGTTTTGCCTATGCCTTGCTGTTGCCGCCCATGCGCGAAGACCTGGGTTGGTCGTACACGCTGGCGGGTGCCATGAACACGGTGAATGCGCTGGGCTATCTGCTGGGCGCGCTGGCCACGCCGCTGCTGCTGCGGCGCATGGCGCCGGGTGCGGTGCTGATGACTGGGGCCGTGATGGCTACGGTGTTCATGGCCTTGAGCGGCTTCTTCGCGCAGGCGGCACCGCTGCTGGTGCAGCGCCTGCTGGCCGGTGGTGCCAGCGCACTCGTGTTCGTTGCCGGGGGCTTGCTGGCGGCGCGGCTGGGGGCCCAGGTGCCGGGCCGCAGCGGGCTGTTGCTCGGCCTGTATTACGGGGGCACGGGGTGGGGCATCAGCCTGTCGGCCTTGCTGGTGCCGGCGGTGCTGGCGGCCGCCCCTGAACCCCACAGCTGGACCTGGGCCTGGTGGGCACTGGCGCTGGCGTGCGTGTGCGCAACGGCGGCATTGGTGTGGCCTGCGCGGGTGTTGAGCGGTTTGGCGCTAGCACCCGTGGCCGCCGGAGCAGGGGCCACACCTGCCGCCACATCGCCCGAGCGGGTGCGTTGGCGAGCCTTGGCCCCGGCGTTGCTGGGTTATGGCTTGTTTGGCGTGGGCTACATCGGCTACATGACGTTTGTGGTGGCGCTGTTGCGCGAGCAGGGCCGGGGCGCAGGTGAGGTGACGCTGTTTTATGCGCTCTTGGGGCTGGCTGTGGTGGCGTCGTCGCGGGTGTGGGCCGGGTTGCTGGACCGCAGCCGGGGTGGCGAGGCGCTGGCGCGGCTGAACGCCCTGCTGGGTGTGGCCACCCTGCTGCCGGCGCTCACCGGGGCCTGGCCGGTGGTGCTGGCCTCGGGCCTGCTGTTTGGCGGGGTGTTTTTGTCGGTGGTCGCATCGACCACCGCGTTGGTGCGCCACAACCTGCCGCAGGTGTTGTGGGCCAGCGGCATCAGCGCGTTCACCATCGTGTTTGCGGCGGGGCAGATCGTGGGGCCCACCGTGGTGGGCTGGATCGCCGATGGCCCCGGGGGCCTGGCGCGGGGGCTGGTGTTCTCGGCCTGCGCACTGTGGCTGGGGGCGCTGGTGGCATGGCGCCAGCGCCCGCTGTAG
- a CDS encoding nucleotidyltransferase family protein has translation MRPSTALHTHRDAIRAIALSHRVTNVRVFGSVVHGDDTDESDLDILVEPTPETTLMDIAKIQLELGQLLGIPVDVLTPKGLPAKFRDQVIAQAQAL, from the coding sequence ATGCGCCCATCCACTGCTCTGCACACCCACCGCGACGCCATTCGCGCCATTGCCCTGAGCCACCGCGTGACCAACGTGCGCGTGTTCGGCTCGGTGGTGCACGGCGATGACACGGACGAAAGCGACCTGGACATTCTGGTGGAGCCCACGCCCGAAACCACGCTCATGGACATTGCCAAGATCCAGCTCGAACTGGGGCAGCTGCTGGGCATCCCCGTAGACGTGCTCACCCCCAAAGGCCTGCCCGCCAAGTTCCGCGACCAGGTCATCGCCCAGGCGCAGGCGCTGTGA